A window of SAR116 cluster alpha proteobacterium HIMB100 genomic DNA:
CCCAGATGGTGACATGCCCGCTGGTCTTCACAACTGTCCCGCCCAGAATATTGATGAAGGTTGATTTACCGGCTCCATTTGGGCCCAATAGGCCGAAGATGCCTCCCTTGGGAATATCTAAATCAATGCCTTTCAAAGCTTGTTTCGGACCTGTCGCTGACGAACCCTTATAGGTTTTGACAATATTGCGCGCGGAAATGGCCATTTCGGTATTGGCATCACTGTCGGTATTATGCCAGGTGAAATGGAGGGGGGCAGAAGTCATGATTTGCAGGTTCTCTTCAGTGTGTTTTAAGACATCATCAGGTTAGTCTGGACTATATAGGATCATTTGCCACAGAAAACCAATCTGCCAAAAGGGTTACCAAACACCGATTGTAATTTGATCTGGCTGAAGACAATAGGGTATAACCATGATGATGGAACAGGCTGTGTCATCGTCTACTCAAGGGTGGTGCTGCAAAAGTCTATATTTATCCATACCATCGCCTGCGAAAAAAGGAGACCGCCAGAATATGTCAGCGCAACACACCACAACAGAGCCGCAGTCACAACAAAGTACGCTTGGCGAGGTCTCTCATGTGCCTGCTGGAACGAGCCGGGTGAGCTGTGATGGCGGAGGCGGGGCCCTTGGCCATCCTCAGATCTGGCTGACCCTGAGCGTCAGGCAAGGCGGTGTGGCACAGGCCACCTGCCCCTATTGCTCTCGCCAGTTTATCAGTTCCTGATGCGCGTACCGGGCGCAGGACATGTGCTGACAAGGGAGCTGGTCAGATGACCGAAATGTCCTCAGACAGGCTTATCCTTATTGATGGGTCAGGCTATATTTTTCGTGCTTTTCATGGGCTGCCGATGATGACCCGCCCGGATGGCACGCCGATCAATGCTGTATTCGGCTTCACAAAAATGCTGCTTAAACTTATGGCGGATTTGAATCCGTCTCATGTGGTGGTTATTTTTGATGCTGGCCGGGTGACCTTCCGGAATGAAATTTATGCTGACTACAAGGCCAACAGGTCAGACCCACCTGAAGAGCTGGTCCCTCAGTTTCCGTTGGTGCGTGATGCAGCTGAAGCGATGAGCCTGCCTGTTCTTGAGATGCCCGGCTTTGAGGCAGATGACCTGATCGCCTCTTTTGCAAAACGGGCTGAACAACAAAAT
This region includes:
- a CDS encoding hypothetical protein (PFAM: Zinc-finger domain); translation: MSAQHTTTEPQSQQSTLGEVSHVPAGTSRVSCDGGGGALGHPQIWLTLSVRQGGVAQATCPYCSRQFISS